A stretch of Colletotrichum lupini chromosome 2, complete sequence DNA encodes these proteins:
- a CDS encoding 2,3-dihydroxybenzoate decarboxylase, with the protein MLGKIALEEAYEMTGMEAKSEYEASLYINPSDRARYMRQISDLNSERVKLADAHGIGYTIVSLTVPGIQGIADQAAAERRATEVNNWAHGQIKHNPSKLGAFACLSMHDPVQAGRELRRCVTDLGFHGALLCDFQHAGPNGETYKLYDQPEYDAFWEVVCALDVPVYIHPAAPADVVLEKLYAQRKYLIGPPLSFANGVNLHLMGLISNGVFDRFPKLQIIVGHLGEHLPIDLWRINHWFEDVKKPIAAAEGNADRMCKRTVYDYFRENIYVTTSGNFSTRALKYVVDEIRADRVLFSVDYVTSYSTQQWAYGVW; encoded by the coding sequence ATGCTCGGCAAGATCGCCCTTGAAGAAGCCTACGAGATGACAGGCATGGAAGCCAAATCAGAGTACGAAGCCTCCCTCTACATCAACCCCTCCGACCGCGCCCGCTACATGCGCCAAATCAGCGACCTCAACTCGGAGCGCGTCAAGCTCGCCGACGCCCACGGCATCGGCTACACCATCGTCTCCCTCACCGTCCCCGGCATCCAAGGCATCGCCGACCAAGCCGCCGCCGAACGCCGCGCCACCGAAGTAAACAACTGGGCCCACGGTCAAATCAAGCACAACCCCTCCAAGCTCGGCGCCTTCGCCTGCCTCTCGATGCACGACCCTGTCCAAGCAGGCCGCGAACTCCGCCGCTGCGTGACGGACCTCGGCTTCCACGGCGCCCTGCTCTGCGACTTCCAGCACGCCGGCCCCAACGGCGAGACGTACAAGCTTTACGACCAGCCCGAGTACGACGCCTTCTGGGAGGTCGTCTGCGCGCTCGACGTGCCCGTGTACATCCACCCGGCCGCCCCCGCCGACGTCGTCCTCGAGAAGCTCTACGCGCAGCGAAAGTACCTCATCGGCCCGCCCCTGTCCTTCGCCAACGGCGTGAACCTCCACCTCATGGGACTCATCTCCAACGGCGTCTTTGACCGCTTCCCGAAGCTGCAGATTATCGTCGGCCACCTGGGCGAGCACCTCCCCATCGACCTGTGGCGCATCAACCACTGGTTCGAGGACGTGAAGAAGCCGATCGCCGCGGCGGAGGGCAACGCGGACCGCATGTGCAAGAGGACCGTGTACGACTACTTTAGGGAGAATATCTACGTCACCACGTCGGGCAACTTTTCCACGCGCGCGCTGAAGTATGTGGTGGACGAGATTAGGGCCGACCGCGTGCTATTCTCGGTGGATTATGTCACGAGTTATagcacgcagcaatgggcatacggagtgtggtaa